The nucleotide sequence CAGCCTCCCAAAGCGCCCTTTAACCGTTGCGAAAGCCTTTTCCCCAACCGCGGTTATGCTGGGGCGTGGGAGGAGACCCGAAGAAGGCGGAAGTGCAGAACATAGTCGCATCAACGCGGCTTGCCGATAAGCTTGACCTGGACGCTGTCGTGCCGATACTGGAAGGCGCACAGTACGATACCGAGAGGTTCCCAGGATTGGTCTATCGCATGAAGAAGCCGAAGACCGCCCTTCTCCTGTTCAGAACCGGGAAGGTCGTGTGCACAGGAGGGAAGAGCCTCGATGATGTTCGAGAGTCCGTGGAGATCGTTGCGGGCAAACTGCACGAGGCTGGAATGCCCGTTGAGCGGCATCCGGAGATAACTGTTCAGAACATCGTGGCCGTGTGCGATCTTGGCAGCGATCTGAACCTCAACAACATCGCCATCTCGCTTGACCTGAACATGGAGTACGAGCCCGAGCAGTTCCCCGGGCTGGTTCTCAGGCTGGATGATCCCAAGATAGTCTGTCTGCTCTTCGGCTCGGGCAAGATGGTCCTCACGGGCGCGAAGAACACGGAGGACCTGCACCGGGCGACCGAATCGGTCAGGGAGATCCTCAGCAGGAGTGGGCTCCTGTAGCACGGTCGTGACAACGAGCGCTCGGAGCTGCATCGAGGCACGACTGAGCCATTTTCGCCCATGCGGGATCGAAGAAACCCGAGAAAACATACTTGGACGTAGATAAGACGCATATAGACTGTCAGGTATAACGGTGTTATGAACCACGTGAACATGGAGAGCCTGACGAAGCTAATGGAAGCGATCAAAGGGGACTCCGCGAATGCAAAGATAACCCCCAAGGTCACGGGAAAGTGGATATTCGAAGAAGGGCAGCCTCAGTTTCGCTCTGAAATGGAGGTCGAGGGGGGAACCTTCACTGTAGATGCCGACATGCCCACCCCACTGGGAGGATGGGGAAGCGCACCCGGTCCGCTGCACTACTGTCTGTACGGCCTAGCATCTTGCTATGCGTTCACCTTTGCGGCTCTTGCCGCGATGGAGGGAGTTGCCCTCAGGAAGCTTGAGGTTGAAACTGAGGGCCACATCGACGTATCGAAGGTCTTTGGACTGTCGGATGACCCCATCGTTGAAGAAGTCAGGTGGAGAGTCGTTGTCGACTCTGACGCCGACGATCAGACGACAGAGAGACTGAAGAAACTCGCCCAGGAGAGGTGTCCGGCGGTCTACTGCCTGATGAACCCGATCAAACTCACGATCGACGTTCGAAGAGGGTAAGTGGAGACTCCCTGACAGCGAACGAATCCCACTCGCTCACCCGCGGCCTCGGGTGCTCCGAAGAACCTCGAGGATCTAGGAAGGAAGCACCACGAACCCGTGGACCTCGAAGTCCCGGTCGAAAGCGAAGGCCGTATCGATCTTCAGGCGCTCCATGATGGCGAAGGACAGCGAGTCCGTCAGATCGATCGCCTTGTCGTAGTATCTCCTGAAGTAGTCCATACCCAGGCTCCAGTCCTCCTCCCGAACCTCTTCGATCAATAGGAACGTGG is from Candidatus Thermoplasmatota archaeon and encodes:
- a CDS encoding OsmC family protein, which codes for MEAIKGDSANAKITPKVTGKWIFEEGQPQFRSEMEVEGGTFTVDADMPTPLGGWGSAPGPLHYCLYGLASCYAFTFAALAAMEGVALRKLEVETEGHIDVSKVFGLSDDPIVEEVRWRVVVDSDADDQTTERLKKLAQERCPAVYCLMNPIKLTIDVRRG
- a CDS encoding TATA-box-binding protein, with amino-acid sequence MGGDPKKAEVQNIVASTRLADKLDLDAVVPILEGAQYDTERFPGLVYRMKKPKTALLLFRTGKVVCTGGKSLDDVRESVEIVAGKLHEAGMPVERHPEITVQNIVAVCDLGSDLNLNNIAISLDLNMEYEPEQFPGLVLRLDDPKIVCLLFGSGKMVLTGAKNTEDLHRATESVREILSRSGLL